The window TGTATGTCTGCATATGCCTgtgtgcgtatatgtgtgtgtgtgtgtgtgtgtgtgtgtgtgtgtgtgtgtgtgtgtgtgtgtgtgtgtgtgtgtgtgtgtgtgtgtgtgtggtcctctTCTTGCAGCTGTGGTTCAGCCAAAGTCAATTCGTGGGCGGTACTCAAGAACCATGGGATACGTctgaaggagagacagaaaaagagaagagaatcTGTCTTTTGGTCTTTACACCGTAAGCGTTCACCACATAGCTGCTGGAACACTGAGGGGAATAATTAGATACTGAATCACTACGGCTAGAACATCCTGTGGGCAGGTTATCCTTTATTCAACAAGCTTTTGGAAAGTTTTTAAATGGTGCAAGAACAGTTGTTACATCAACAATATGTATTTTCAAACCAATTCCACATGACATGCTGAAACACACACCCAAATCTCAGGTAGTTAGATttgcagccataaaaaaatcAGCCTGACGGCGTGAAAGAGTGACTCCTATTTCTTCTGACGTCAAACTGCAGGTTTTCATGAATTCAGAACCCGAAGAAGAATGTGAACCCTTTTCCATTAAACTGCCTAGGATCCACCTAGCTCTGCTCTGCAGGGATAGAAGCCAAGAGTCTGATGCAGAAGAGccatatatgaaaaaaaaacctaataaagGCCTGGCTGCTGCTCGCTCTGCTGAAGCTCAATTGAAAAGTTTATCATTCGATATCTGTGGAAGACAGAGGGCTGTGGAACAAGCCACTCTTTCCATTAGCTTTATTGGAGCTTCTTTTCATGTCTGAGTCCAGAAGCATGCCTGCTTTTCATAATGTATTTAGGTTTAGATTTTGattttggacaaaaacaaaaagcgtATGTAAAAGTGTATATATTTGGGGCGTTGGAAAATGGAACAGTCTAACTATGTGTTTGCACATGGgtgctttcatttcaataaatagTCTCAGATTTCTTAAGTGATTTAAATGGGTCTGGTGTTGTGCTCAGtgacagatgtttctgtggATGGAAATAAAAcgtttgaccaatcagagtctTGTGAGTGGGATAAAGAAAGGGGACATCATCATGCTCTGCCggttttcacaaaaacagacgAACTGTGACCGGCTTGGATGACATCAATGCAGCTGTACAGGTTGTTGTTATTCAACCTACAggaatgaaacattttcattgacACATTTCATCAACATGACAACTATAAACTGTTCCAAACGATGTTTGTCAGACGGATGAGTCTCCTTCAGTTGGTTGGTAAGGGGAAAATACCCCCTCCTAAATGAAAGCGTTGAACATGAACACAATAGCAGACTTGAATCAAAATCAGTCTAAAATAAATTAGAACTAAACTCTAGCCTCCTATGGCCGTGTTCAAACAAGGATCGGTGTTGAAAACCTGAAggcaaaaaacactttttggaGGACACATGCCTCCCAGATTCTATTTGTTGTCAACATCATGAGGAAACCTTGCTCATTTTTGTAATTGGCAAGTTGAGAAATGTTACTGATACTGATCATAGCAGTGACATTTTCccttacatattattattatgtatttcatttaattaataacaTCATAGTTCTATTGGTAAGTTATGGAAAATCGCCTTGATATCGGCGTAAGAAAAACCAATGGTCGATATATGATCCAATCGCCTATTGGCAAAAGCATACTTTGAAATGCAATCAACTGTTAGTATTTAGAAAGTCGTTGTGCTATGATTGATTATATTTTCCTCTACGatagaaaattgaaaaaactgTGAACTGAATTCTTAGGAGACAGAGTTAGTCGATGGGGAGAGAGAAGTTTTGATAAACAGCAATGAAACTGATTGGATTTCCCAGATCCCTCATTGGCTGTCCAAGTTTGTCAGATGATCCCTGCTGCAGCTACTCAAATttgaactttttaaaaactttttagcAGCACAAATACACAGGGCCACCTAACAACACTGCACGATGCAAAGTCTAATGAGTGCAAACATATCAACAAATAGCAACTTCTATCACGGTTGCCACATGAAAACTCTTGCAGCGGCGTCTGGGAGCCTGTATTGCACAATGTCAAATACAGAGCACCACAGGCCATACAACCACAGGGTGATATTGATGTCGTCATCTGTCATGTAGTATCCTCATGGTGAAAGTTTCAAAAGTTAACCCTCTCTTCATATATATGTCCCAAGGGCCAAGATGTCTTGGCCCTTGGGACCCTTGACCTCTCAGCTCCCTGGGTGGGCTTGTGGCCCTTTCAGTAATTCATCCATCATTGTggataaataatagaaatatcaATGAGGACTACTTGCACATTTTGCCTCCCTTGGATGTAAAgcacatttgaaatatttaaaagatgTGAGCTACCCTTTTCATAAAAGATtcaaaaaaaggggaaaaaaagcgtGTGTTTGTCAAAGCAGCTGCAAAGTGAAGAGTGTGTCTCCTGTTTTTGGAGCCTGTCTCCTATTTCTGGCAGCTCCAGGCTGCTGGTGCAGAGTACAGCTGCTGTCATCTCCTCTGGCTTTCTGCATTTTGCTGCATCATGCCTCGGAAATAAAGAACAACACTGAATCCGACCCGAGCAGGCTGTCACTGTGCCTTTTTATCTGCATCTCTGACAATCTTTCACTCAGCATTTCGCTCTCCAAACACTTGAATTATACTGCACCAACACATATTGTGTTCAGCTGTCAGCTACATTTAAGGGATTTTGTTATGGTgtcaaatgacagaaatgtaGAACAGTCCAAACTGCAGCACCAGCAGAACTCCAGGGAGATGGAAATACTGAAAACTAGATTTGCTGTTAAAAGATTGTTTGATGCAGCTAAAAGTTACAGAATAAACTTACATGTACTTTtccattttatatattttacaggaATATGTGGATATCAAacttaatgtaaatatattctaCTTTAATGTGTCCCCTCTGGAGTCACACTAAAGCTCATGAAAtgtccaaaatgtaaaaaggtcTTCCATTAGGGGACCTTGACTATTCACAAGAAAACAGACTTTGATAACTTTTATCATGAAGCAAAGTATCAGGGTCaatgctaaaacaaaaaaaggggcACAACACAATCCTAAGGAATCATCTTTTAGAGTTCTGAGAAGCAGCACTTAACCTTCTGTAAGTTCAACATGGATCAACTGTCAGATAAAGAAATGATGCATCTATTTGGTGTAAAACTGGAAATATTCAACCTTTCTAATGATTCATATAATGCTCATGATTCATGAGAAGGTCCTCATTCCAGTGGGGTTGCCTGTCGAGATAGTTTAACCTGAGTAGAAACAATGACCAAGTCAAGCCGCTGAGTATCTGCTCTTTGCTTTGGTGAGTGTAGGAATATAAGGCTGCTTAAAGATGACGTCACTGAAGGGTTAGAGAATGATGTCACCTGTCGGCGGGCTCAGTAGATTTATGACGACAAAGCCCGATACACATTGCAGGACTTGGCGTTGCTAAACCAACTTTCTGCACATGGTAGCTGTTTTCTATGGCCAAACAATGAGtaagagcagagcagaggcaaCAAATAACTTTGAATCAGACATTCAATTTGAATTCAATGAAATGCTGGCTACCCTGgccaaaatctttttttttttttgatatatgCAAATTGATGAACTGCCATCATTCTACAAAGTGCCtttaggaaaacaaaacaaaaaaaacaacggtATCAGTTGGTTCGTTTTAAATGCCTCAATAGATGGGATTTATTTGGATTTCAAATTAGGATATCGGAAATGACGAGAAAATGTTTGGGTTGCAACTAACAAACTTGccttaaatgtattgtttctcTAATCCCAACACTACtgtaaatttgaaaaaatacagataCTTTACAAGTAATACACCAGGTCTTTGTACTCATTTCTTTCTCAGGGAAATAAGATGTAATGTCCTCATTCAACTaagcacatttgtgtttttttgtctcagtgGGAAGACATGAGCAATAACTTTCCAAGAGCtgctttctttattattttttaatcccCTTTTTTCCAGTGGACATATTTCTGATAATTCACTGTGTCAAGGCACTATGACTTCCCTtaagatgttttgttgtttagatttaccctaaaaaaaaatgccttatTTTAAACTCCACATCTTGAGGCTGTGCTGTGTTTGAGGTGGTGAAGAGCTTCAGCTTTCTCTGGATGGAGCATTTGCTTGACGGTGTTTAGGAATGAGTTTCGTGTTTCATTTGTAAGTTTTGCTCCATCATTCAGACAGAAAACGTTCCTGCTTCCGGAAAAAAAGGTGCAAACACCTGAAACTGATTTGTGCTAAGGAGGTGAGTCCACGGCTTCTGAATAAAAGGAGGGTTGGAACGGCCGACACAGCGGCATTAAGTGACTTTGTCTGATCTCAGAAATACCGGTTGAGGTTAAAAACAATGTAAGTGCTGTTCCTAATCTAATCTGAGAGGCGTTTGACCTTCGTCTGAACAGAGTAAACAGAGGGAGACTATCTGGGACGGCTCTGTCTATCCAAAATGACCATCTAACATTTAGACTGCGAGAATGTTGTTTAGATACTTTATCTGGACaacagtctggttcaggtcagTAGTCTGTTTGATCATATgacaaagaatatatattttgggaCATTTTGTGTAATTCTGTGCTCCACAGATGAGCATATTAGCCACGCAGGGTCAAAGAAAACGATAATGCGCTTCCTCAATCGGCCCATGGGTGCAGAAGATCGCTGGATAAAAAGACTCATTTTATACTCAAAAATCTAACTTCTTTCTGTCTCCTGCTGATTGAAACAGCATGGCTGTTCCACTCGTTATTTCAGCTTTAATGTCCAGTAGCTGCCACGGAGACGGATGACAAACACGGATCAGCTTTGCAGTTTTGTTGCCTCTAACATCATAAAGATCTGTTTGCCCTTAAGAACTATATTAAAGATTGCTCAATGCTATGACATCTAACATTAacattgcttatttgctttcatcTGTGCTCTCCTAGTCTGACCTCTGCTTTCCCGATCCCTTCACCTGCAAGttacattacacacacagcaCTTCCATCATGATCAGCGCTGTCTTCTTGCATCCACTCGGGCATTCGGATGTTAAACAGACCAGGGACCTGCAGTAATAGAACAGGACTCGATTGACCATATCAACCATGGATCTTAACCTGTAAGGGTCTCGGATCTGGTTTTGAGTCCTAGGGTGAAAGCCTATTGACCAGATGGCTATTACATTTTTCCCAAAACATATTTGCTTTAGGGTTGCTAGGACAAATGATTAAATGGTAGTACGTCTTGGGGATCCAATTTAAATTAGTGAAAGACTGACAATATAGTTATCTAATCAAATAGTAACTGGCATCAGACTGTACAGTACTTCCCAGATACATTTTCAGCGagtgtgcttgtttttttcttctcatcacCATCATGGCAATCACAAGGTAGTGTCCTGTTCTGACATAATGACATCCTGAGACGCTGAGTGGTAACAGATGAGTTTTTTCTATGCTCCCGTAAGAGTGCAGAACATCCTGACCTCTGTGTGTCTTAGCGTCGGAGGGAGAAAATCAAGTCAAGCTGCGGAGTTGTCAGTAGGGTGAGACTGATGAATGACTCatatcctctttctctccctcttctgtCTCCATTCCTGACTTTCATGCTtcaactctgtctctctcaccctctccgtCACTCTCCTTACCTTATCCTTAACCAGACAGGATTTCTGGGCGTTTATCCTTCTGACTCACCAGGAGGGACAAAAATAATTCTGACGGACTgatttctgtctgttgtttttgagCACACGAGTGGTGGGCAGAGGTGGAGGAAATACTGCAAAGAAGATTTTGCTCATAAAGAAGGTTATTTAAAAAGGTTACAGATAACGTCACTTTTTAACCAAATTTAGACCCGTTTAATCCCTGATGATTAAATGTCTTTTGACAAGTGTTACATTGAGGACATTTTAGTTTCCATCATCTAGGAAccaggttgtaaaaaaaataaaaaataaaaaataaaaacaccccCTTGTGTGGAAAAACTTGCTCACCTTGTagccaaaaaacaagatcttGAGTTCAAGTGCTGAGGACTGACTACAGCAGGACTGAAGAGGTCCTAATACCTTTCTCTGATCTGTGGCTTGAATGCCCAAAAGCCCTGTTCTGCTGTGTGTCTATTTCTCAATAATCACTGGTATAACACAATATTTACATAATGTGTGTCCACAACTTTCCATATGCGTTAAAGGCACAGATTGAAAATAACATGACCTACAACTCTGACAATCTGTGCACACTAAACAGACAATCTGTATCTCATTATTACACGAGTCAGTTCAAACTGGATTATTAAGGTCAAactatgtctgtgtgttgggAAAACAGACAGCGGTTTGCTGTTTCACGCCCATAAACCAGATtgatctgttcttttttttttttttagatcagtACAACACTTTATCAAATCGCAATTTATAGTAATGCTGACTTTTAATACAAGTTTAAGTTGTTTAGATTTCACAACCTTAATTCATTTCGCCGTCCGATTATATATTGATTGACAATATAATGAGCAGGAATAAcacatttggatttttttttcttttaataggATAAAGATATATgcttaaagaaataataaataaataaataaataaataggaatgAGTAGCAAGATATCTGAGCAAGATAGTCTGAGGACGGACAACCCctgctgctgagtgtgtgtgtgtgtgtgtgtgtgtgtgtgtgtgtgtgtgtgtgtgtgtgtgtgtgtgtgtgtgtgtgtgtgtgtgtgtgtgtgtgcttctatctttatgtctgtctgtgcatgTTGTTTGACTTTCATTCTCAAAGAACACCCACATACATCAACACGTGTGTGCCTCTATTTTCAGCACTCAGGAATCTCTATCAGCAAAGCATTTACTGGACTCTCACCACCATGAATCTGTTTATGTCAAGTCAATATTATCTATCATaacaacaaaaagtaattatttcctGTGGTGGTACTCAGAGGACActttatgatgatgattattatgtaCCAGTGGATTCAAAAGGTCTCCAAAATTGTCTCTGACACTTACGATAATGTTGGAGTCAAACCAAAGTGCGGTCAGCTGGAATTTACTTCAGTTTTTCAATGTGACCCTCTGAGTGTACAGCGTTCAAAGAGGTGTGGAAACCAAACAGAATGGAAGCCTTTGGCAATTCAGAATACAGTGTTTTAAACAGTGAATTTAGGTTTTGAATaagtcaaataaatattaagtgtACATGTCTaagtgatgtttgtgtttttaagtgggGCTTTGGTATAAGaggtacaatatatatattaaagaagtaCAACTTTCTTTCAAGAATCTTGAAGGAGAGTTTTAGCATTTTAGCGTCATCTTTACAATGTAACTTGTTTCATACTGGGAACATAGCAGCAAAACCAACGGAACAGTGTTCAGAAAAGTCTTCTTTCTTTGGCTTGACGTCAGAATTCTCCCTTTTAAAGAATCTGAGTAATGAAagaatatttgaataaaaacgCTCTTCCTGCAAAGTAATTTAACCAGTTCTACTTTTCACAAATGCATTCACGCACAAACTCAAACTCAAGTTGTTGTACTACTTCTGAGAATGTTCTTTTACTTTCATTCTTACCCTAAACTTAACCATACTGTAACCTCAGCCACAACGCTGATCTTTACATGAGCCTGTTTCTAAACCTTAACTTAGAGCAACGTTTTAACCATAATATAAAAGTTTAACCTTAAAAGGCCATGCTTTTAGTCATGCTTTCCTGCACTAGTGCATCTACACATGAGCATGAAAAGTAGCAcacataaacaggaagtgagggtGACTGCCTTACATTCTCTCCATGAAGCCTCCATCGGGTCATGTAGATGAACTCCAGAGTGTGATCTCTTCCCATGATCTCTCCGTTACACAGCACATCCAGCTGGACAGAGCAGTAAACACATATGTACAGAGAAGTTCAAttgaagtatttctttaaaactaaatgaaagaaaaagattaaagaaacaATTCAATATAAGAAAAGGATCAAAATGACAACGTGGTGCCAAAACCTCAGGGTATGATTTGACACATGATATGacaaaggaaatgaaaatgtaaaaaaaaaatacaccaaatgaacaaaatgaaagaagaggGGAAGTTCACTGCGGTAATGAGTGGGAGGCTGCAGTGAACGTGTGAAAGACTGTTTGAGATTCAGTATAAGCTCAGTGTTAAGGAAATGTGTAAAACATCAGTTTTTAATCTAAGCTGACTGACTGAGTGGTCCAAGTTTCATTCTTCGTATGTTGGGaaatttgttgtttattttacttgaactgtatttttgtgttttcttttaatcgACACGTATATTTATTGGATTTGCTGTTTCATTGTTCTGTGTGGCTGATTGATAACTTTTTGGGTCTTTTGGGTTTTTGAGTCTGTAGCTTACAAAACTCTTGCACTAgctaataataaaacatttgacaaTAGTTCAGATAAATGTTCTTAATTTTGCTTTAAACTTACTTTGTTTAGGTAATGTTGCTGGTGGTTAAGTCACCTAAGCAGAAAACCATGGCTGATAATAAGTTATTGTAGGCTATATGAGACCAGttcaataataaagacatagtATTTGAATAATAAACTCTGTGCATTGTGTAGAGGAGTAAATAAACTTGCATCAGCATCGTGACGACATCACCAGCATGACTTCACTTAACCGtagtcagaaaaacaacagaacaacatgCAGTCTTAATAGTGAACTTAGCAACTTTACATAGATGGTAATTACAATACGTAAATCATGTTGATCCGTCTTCGTAAAAGATTGATTGTATTACTTCCAAGCTTTCGAGGAAAGTTGCTTTTTGTTCTATTTCGAGGATgggcaagaaaaacaaaataagaaaacctTTCTTAAAGTTGTACTTTCTCTTGAACTGTAGGAATAGAAACCAGTTCAGACCACGATCTGCATTTCACCAGAactgtcaaaatgtaatattaccaCCAAATTTCACCcattctttgtcttgttttggagATCAGCcacagaaaaaatgtatttcagttaCATTTGATTCTGTGGATTGATCTGTGGAGGATTGATTCTGTTCCTGATCAGAGAGAAATCTAATGAACTTGGCACCGGTAAAGACATTGATGGGGTTCTAATTAAACATTGgtacaatttaaataaagggCAATATAAGACATTAAATGGACCAAAGTTTATGTATTTAAAGGTGGCGTCTCTGTTGATATTAGAAGGGGGACGAAGAGCATTAAACAAGAAGAGTTCAAAAGGTCAAATGTTTACGTGCTAATAAATTACGCTTCAATGAGCTACATATGCAGAcctaatttacattttcattgacTCTGTTCCTTACCTCGTAAGAGCTAGGCAGCTTTAGTTTAAGACTGAGAAACTTCTTAATTGTTCCCACTGTGACTCTACTGGAGCAGCGGATGAACCTCTTCATCAAATCCTAAATGGACGAAAGACAAATTCCATTACACTCTAATCTAATCAGAGAGGAAACTAAAAGATGAACGTTACATTTTTCCAGGAAAAGAGCCCAAGACAAATTCAAACCTTTACGAGAGATTATATGCTGACTGTCTAAGAAGCTTGAAAGCATTTACAAACCAAGCTGCTTTTAAGGCTCATTGATTAACAAAACACTTCCTGATGAAAAAGTTACACAtcttttcaataaaacacacacacacacacacaccgtgacGGTGCTCTCCCCCGACTGTCCCGTGTTGCGTAGGCAGTCCAGACAGATGGCTATCTGAGGGTCACTCCGGTGGTAATCTTCATCGCCggcatcgtcatcatcatcatcacccccttcaccaccaccaccaccataaTCGCCTCCAACATCAGGC is drawn from Anoplopoma fimbria isolate UVic2021 breed Golden Eagle Sablefish chromosome 6, Afim_UVic_2022, whole genome shotgun sequence and contains these coding sequences:
- the pcgf5b gene encoding polycomb group RING finger protein 5-B isoform X2, with product MAATGKKHLVKDFNHFITCYLCRGYLIKPTTVTECLHTFCKSCIVQHFEDSNDCPKCGIQVHETNPLEMLRLDNTLEEIIFKLVPGLREKEEQQEVEFWKRNQPRENGQESVRCQRIGLPDVGGDYGGGGGEGGDDDDDDAGDEDYHRSDPQIAICLDCLRNTGQSGESTVTDLMKRFIRCSSRVTVGTIKKFLSLKLKLPSSYELDVLCNGEIMGRDHTLEFIYMTRWRLHGENTYPMVLEYRPRIDFG
- the pcgf5b gene encoding polycomb group RING finger protein 5-B isoform X1, producing the protein MAATGKKHLVKDFNHFITCYLCRGYLIKPTTVTECLHTFCKSCIVQHFEDSNDCPKCGIQVHETNPLEMLRLDNTLEEIIFKLVPGLREKEEQQEVEFWKRNQPRENGQAESVRCQRIGLPDVGGDYGGGGGEGGDDDDDDAGDEDYHRSDPQIAICLDCLRNTGQSGESTVTDLMKRFIRCSSRVTVGTIKKFLSLKLKLPSSYELDVLCNGEIMGRDHTLEFIYMTRWRLHGENTYPMVLEYRPRIDFG